The Burkholderia sp. NRF60-BP8 genomic sequence CGCCAGCCTCGCGGCGACGGCAGCGATCACGGGCGTATTCCCGAAGGCCAGCAGCAGCAATGAACAGAACGGCCAGACCCAGGCCGCGCTGATCGCGTCGCAGCCGGCCGTCGACACGGCCGCGGCTGCCAGCGCCGCACTGGCCGCGCAAGCGCAGCGACAGGCAGCAGAACAGGCCGCCGCCCAGCAGAAGGCCGCCGTCGCGCAAGCCGAACCGAAGCCGGCGCCGCGCCCGGCTGCGCCGCATCGCCATCACACGGCCGCCCCGCAGCCGCCGCAATACGCGCAGCAGCCGTCGGCGCCCGCGCAAACCTACTGCCAGAGCTGCGGCACGGTCGTCGCGATCACGCAGACGCGCACGCCGGGCC encodes the following:
- a CDS encoding glycine zipper 2TM domain-containing protein, which gives rise to MDNQNQTTPQKQRLHPLIATAAGAVIVASLAATAAITGVFPKASSSNEQNGQTQAALIASQPAVDTAAAASAALAAQAQRQAAEQAAAQQKAAVAQAEPKPAPRPAAPHRHHTAAPQPPQYAQQPSAPAQTYCQSCGTVVAITQTRTPGQSSGIGAVGGAAAGGLLGNQFGHGNGRTAMTIIGALGGGLAGNQVEKQVRAETDYQVQVQMESGATRTFTYHNPPPFGQGQRVRIENGTLVGA